The following are from one region of the Aspergillus chevalieri M1 DNA, chromosome 1, nearly complete sequence genome:
- a CDS encoding uncharacterized protein (COG:S;~EggNog:ENOG410PJJ6;~InterPro:IPR003388;~PFAM:PF02453;~TransMembrane:4 (i81-100o106-125i167-189o195-214i)) translates to MTSAGDVSYPNPNGNNAKDIFTNGPIMDNIKTEASRAGNEFRDLKNSKVTPSSTASTGQPLTYYHSLLYSLLSWEQPRATATSYISVITFIFAARYLPLLRWVFKLAYVALGFTAAFEIGGRLAFGQGLSSSFRPRKYYTVPKETIEAVLEDLVQLLDFGLLEFQRVLFVENIAHTVAAFFGALNAYWLIKFLPFWGLSLIVVTIAYFGPLTYMNHSEVIDAHIEEAQSIVNTHANQLKDLVEERAAHATGIVKQYLDDYSNKASDFITPRPRSASPELRKVSSPVIKKEPSAEPELKPSAFPEAPKEEPVYESIEQREPLLAA, encoded by the exons ATGACCAGCGCCGGTGACGTTAGCTATCCCAACCCCAACGGGAACA ACGCGAAAGACATCTTTACCAACG GGCCCATCATGGACAACATCAAGACCGAGGCATCCCGCGCCGGAAACGAGTTCCGTGACCTGAAGAACTCCAAAGTGACCCCCTCGAGCACTGCCTCCACCGGACAACCCTTGACCT ACTACCACTCTCTGCTGTACAGCCTGTTGAGC TGGGAGCAACCTCGCGCTACGGCCACCTCGTATATCAGTGTTATCACCTTCATCTTCGCCGCCCGTTACCTGCCTCTTCTCCGCTGGGTCTTCAAGTTGGCCTACGTCGCTTTGGGAT TTACCGCGGCATTCGAGATTGGTGGTAGATTGGCTTTCGGTCAGGGTCTTTCGAGCTCGTTCCGTCCCCGCAAGTACTACACTGTCCCCAAGGAGACCATCGAAGCTGTCCTGGAAGACCTCGTGCAGCTCCTTGACTTTGGACTTCTCGAGTTCCAGCGTGTCCTATTCGTTGAGAACATCGCTCACACCGTTGCG GCCTTCTTCGGTGCTTTGAATGCCTACTGGTTGATCAAATTCCTTCCTTTCTGGGGCTTGTCTCTGATCGTCGTCACCATTGCTTACTTCGGCCCTCTCACCTACATGAACCATAGTGAAGTGATCGACGCTCACATCGAAGAAGCCCAGTCGATCGTCAACACCCATGCCAATCAGCTGAAGGACCTGGTCGAAGAGCGAGCGGCCCACGCGACAGGTATTGTCAAACAGTACTTGGATGACTACAGCAACAAGGCCTCGGATTTCATTACTCCCCGCCCGCGTTCCGCATCGCCCGAGTTGAGAAAGGTCTCTAGCCCTGTGATCAAGAAGGAGCCCAGCGCCGAGCCCGAACTTAAGCCATCCGCCTTCCCCGAAGCTCCGAAGGAAGAACCCGTGTACGAATCCATCGAACAGAGGGAGCCTCTCTTGGCAGCCTAG
- a CDS encoding putative FAD monooxygenase (COG:C,H;~EggNog:ENOG410PG2K;~InterPro:IPR036188,IPR002938,IPR036249,IPR038220, IPR012941;~PFAM:PF07976,PF01494;~go_function: GO:0071949 - FAD binding [Evidence IEA]) produces MTRPTSHVDVLIVGAGPAGLMLANWMSRCGIKTRVVDKRGTKVFNGQADGLQCRTLEIFDSFDFAQRVWQESNHMLEICLWNPDKNGILRRSDRIADTIPGISRFQQVVLHQGRIERFFLDSIKANSDITVERGVLPTSFNFNESKARDPTDYPITVTLKTLSDEEATPQQQRKSANGAVVEDGLFRSNLTPDDTEDMIRSAEQSARANQTEEVKAKFMVGCDGAHSWVRKQLGFSLEGDSTDYIWGVLDIVPITDFPDIRMRCAIHSANAGSVMVIPRENKLVRLYIQLQSTEVGGGKADRSKITPDMILKSAQQILHPYTLTYDYCDWWTAYQIGQRVGNNFSLQERVFLAGDAVHTHSPKAGQGMNVSMQDTYNLGWKLAHVVKGYSDLSILKTYQSERRRIAQDLIAFDYRFSRLFSGRPAMDVMDEEGISMEEFKNAFQKGNMFASGIAVDYGASLIVAKPGSSAEQGDGTDVSSQSKHRVLSKQHLARGIPVGQRIPSYKVLNQADARPWHLQELLKSNGRWRVIVFPGSLTDQTNMTRYQQFGEKLNNVNSFLRKYTPSNLPIDGVIEMLTVHAGPRWDVELLDLPDIFHPYHEKMGWDYWKVFVDDQSYHEGHGRVYENYGIDPGQGASVIVRPDQYVSWVGEMDDYEEMEEFFSSFMKVQPGVSQQQQTDGPVASVL; encoded by the exons ATGACACGACCTACTTCCCATGTCGACGTCCTCATCGTCGGTGCTGGCCCGGCTGGGCTTATGTTGGCGAATTGGATGAGCCGCTGTGGAATCAAGACACGCGTGGTAGACAAGCGCGGTACCAAG GTCTTCAACGGCCAAGCCGACGGCCTCCAATGCCGGACACTGGAAATTTTCGACTCATTCGACTTCGCCCAACGCGTCTGGCAAGAATCAAACCATATGCTAGAGATCTGTCTCTGGAACCCGGACAAGAATGGTATCCTCCGTCGCTCAGACCGTATCGCAGATACAATCCCGGGAATCAGTCGATTCCAGCAAGTCGTCCTTCACCAGGGCCGCATAGAGCGGTTCTTCCTGGACTCGATCAAGGCAAACAGCGATATTACGGTCGAGCGGGGGGTACTGCCTACCTCGTTCAACTTTAACGAGTCCAAAGCCCGCGATCCCACCGACTATCCGATTACTGTCACTCTCAAGACACTCTCGGACGAAGAAGCCACACCCCAACAACAGCGGAAGTCTGCCAATGGCGCCGTGGTGGAGGATGGGCTTTTCCGCAGCAACCTCACCCCAGACGACACGGAAGACATGATTCGCTCAGCGGAGCAAAGTGCTCGCGCCAACCAAACAGAAGAAGTGAAAGCCAAGTTCATGGTTGGCTGTGACGGAGCTCACTCCTGGGTCCGGAAGCAGCTCGGGTTCAGTCTGGAGGGCGACTCGACGGACTATATCTGGGGTGTCCTTGATATCGTTCCAATCACTGACTTCCCTGATATCCGGATGCGCTGCGCTATTCACTCTGCCAATGCTGGGTCCGTCATGGTGATTCCGCGGGAGAATAAGCTGGTTCGACTGTATATCCAGCTGCAGTCGACGGAAGTGGGAGGAGGGAAGGCAGACCGGTCGAAGATCACGCCTGATATGATTCTCAAGTCTGCGCAGCAGATCTTGCATCCGTATACGCTTACTTATGATTATTGTGACTGGTGGACGGCGTACCAGATTGGACAACGCGTTGGAAATAATTTCTCATTGCAGGAACGGGTATTTCTGGCTGGTGATGCGGTCCATACACACTCTCCTAAGGCTGGTCAGGGAATGAACGTTAGCATGCAAGATA CATACAACTTGGGCTGGAAGCTGGCCCACGTCGTCAAGGGATACAGTGACCTTTCGATCCTAAAGACATACCAATCCGAGAGACGGCGAATCGCGCAGGATCTAATCGCGTTCGATTACCGCTTCTCACGTCTCTTTTCCGGTCGCCCTGCCATGGATGTCATGGACGAAGAAGGCATCAGCATGGAAGAATTCAAAAACGCCTTCCAAAAGGGCAACATGTTTGCCAGTGGGATCG CCGTCGACTACGGCGCCAGCCTCATCGTTGCCAAACCCGGCTCCTCGGCCGAACAAGGCGACGGAACCGACGTCTCCAGCCAGAGCAAACACCGCGTCCTAAGCAAACAACACCTCGCAAGGGGCATCCCTGTCGGACAACGTATCCCCAGCTACAAAGTCCTCAACCAAGCCGACGCGCGGCCATGGCACCTCCAAGAGCTGCTCAAGAGCAATGGCCGCTGGCGCGTGATTGTGTTCCCGGGATCCCTAACCGATCAGACTAACATGACTCGCTATCAACAATTTGGCGAGAAGTTGAATAACGTAAATTCTTTCCTCCGGAAATACACGCCATCAAACTTGCCTATCGATGGTGTTATCGAGATGCTTACCGTCCATGCTGGACCGCGGTGGGATGTCGAGTTGTTGGATTTGCCGGATATTTTCCACCCGTATCATGAGAAGATGGGCTGGGATTACTGGAAGGTTTTTGTGGATGACCAGTCGTATCACGAGGGCCATGGAAGGGTGTATGAGAATTATGGTATTGATCCCGGGCAAGGGGCTAGTGTGATTGTGCGGCCGGATCAGTATGTTAGTTGGGTTGGGGAGATGGATGATtatgaggagatggaggagttcttttcttcgtttATGAAGGTGCAGCCCGGTGTgtctcagcagcagcagactGATGGACCTGTTGCTTCTGTTTTGTAG